In Neodiprion pinetum isolate iyNeoPine1 chromosome 6, iyNeoPine1.2, whole genome shotgun sequence, one genomic interval encodes:
- the nSMase gene encoding putative neutral sphingomyelinase: MSITNDEQILNLLTLNCWGIPLVSKNRLYRMEAIAEKCVTDDYDVVCLQEIWSVSDFKMMRAKVCEKLPYSHYFYSGVVGSGICMFSRFPIQDVMFHKWPLNGYVHKIHHGDWFGGKGVGLCKIKLKNFIINVYVAHLHAEYNRDNDEYKAHRVLQAFDTAQFIRMTMEGSDAVVLGGDLNTEPKDIAYRIIRGVAGLEDACSISNSKLGTNECANNSYTPKKLAKKEPDGKRIDHILYLGSKNSKIEVANYKHPFPKRVPNKDFSYSDHEAIMASFKLRKGEFDKIVGPDVKESLKEALAICQLALKSIKRERIWYLIASCILVVPLIWSMGLEYKTPYIGISIGINVGRLFLTAVLCYVIFMSTLWNSVEKNALKAGYRAMELHLNQLNNQLSST, from the exons ATGTCAATTACAAATGATGAACAAATTCTAAACTTATTAACTCTTAATTGCTG GGGCATTCCACTTGTATCAAAAAATAGGTTGTATCGAATGGAGGCGATTGCTGAGAAATGTGTGACAGATGATTATGATGTCGTTTGCCTGCAGGAAATTTGGTCAGTTAGTGACTTCAAAATGATGAGAGCCAAAGTTTGCGAGAAGCTACCATATTCACATTATTTCTACAG cgGTGTTGTGGGATCGGgcatctgtatgttttctcgTTTCCCTATCCAAGACGTAATGTTTCATAAATGGCCATTGAACGGATATGTGCATAAAATTCACCATGGTGACTGGTTCGGTGGAAAGGGTGTCGGTCTTTGCAAAATAAagctcaaaaattttattatcaatgtTTATGTGGCGCAT CTACATGCTGAATACAACAGGGATAATGATGAGTACAAGGCTCACAGAGTGCTGCAGGCATTTGATACTGCACAGTTTATTAGGATGACTATGGAAGGATCAGATGCGGTAGTTCTTGGAGGAGATTTGAATACGGAGCCAAAAGATATAGCTTATCGCATCATACGCGGTGTCGCTGGCCTTGAAGATGCCTGCTCAATTAGTAATAGTAAGTTAGGGACCAATGAGTGTGCCAACAACAGTTACACACCTAAAAAACTAGCTAAGAAAGAACCAGATGGAAAACGCATTGATCATATCCTATATCTCGGCTCAAAGAACTCTAAG ATTGAAGTAGCTAACTATAAACATCCTTTTCCTAAAAGAGTTCCAAACAAAGATTTCAGTTATTCAGACCACGAAGCAATCATGGCAAGCTTCAAGTTAAGAAAAG GagaatttgacaaaattgtgGGGCCTGATGTGAAGGAATCATTAAAAGAGGCTCTTGCTATCTGCCAGCTCGCTCTGAAATCAATAAAGCGTGAACGTATCTGGTACTTGATAGCAAGTTGTATATTAGTTGTACCATTAATTTGGTCAATGGGACTTGAGTACAAAACACCGTACATCGGAATAAGCATCGGTATTAATGTAGGTCGCCTTTTCTTGACAGCAGTATTGTGTTATGTAATTTTTATGAGCACATTATGGAAcagtgtagaaaaaaatgctCTAAAAGCTGGATATCGGGCAATGGAGCTTCACTTGAACCAATTGAATAACCAGCTAAGTTCAACATGA
- the LOC124220977 gene encoding E3 ubiquitin-protein ligase TRIM33, translating to MEQQASEILVTDAISAPMVLIKGEPVEQNANGQELQPVVAQPTYNEEYVEPRIECTTETHESEFRTLLSKCIFCAKTFTPADNSKLLECLHAACAACITSKPNEHSLADVEVVLESNVIVCQICNVACRMENLIENRFFLKLMDEENGCLVEDLPENVKEGGEEEKKCTSCRDNATATSWCVDCEEFICENCVLAHQRLKITKDHTIKPKGELTNDEECTKKGGKKIPGYLFCTVHSHEQLSLFCQTCDRLTCRDCQLSDHRDHKYKFIHEIAAETRTTVSTLLKEVSYKRVLLKSAMKVIEDRQTLIIEKKKNLVQDITHMVVQLTNAINTRGKQLVMRLNEVCDQKQNTLNEKKVALDQLSKLTDHCIQFVNHALDKGSDMALLYSKRSVINHLQRIKSRRADIPNPEIPVRIHLSLDKVPDLIKVVSSIGAIVVDGRVYPSISPTTGPSLLSNQFSEPNAEQKSQQSNNSGPLELSAVPVHIPSPTQHTNILQNPFQQMPHPLTQQQPLQNYSQHYPPHNLPPRSSPQTQLPLPRQPYGLSPNIRLQQPLLISQRPGSCHQQVTSSTHPHQQMHLDQLGQNPSLRGLLAHNPPPYRASSNVNYRLPPSYRYPSNNPHRPLPPHTMYAQTNTALGSGVRMQQCSPTSPSAQHFNYPVHQQPAARWHIPQNLNPRHQSYPTRHSTPPVSVAANDTYKITLKNQSANNQKFNLNTNTNSETLPQSQNSSVGQAVSSSVPKTPSPVPAHAKTDETEKSLDKFCQESVNDLMLTIAKLDSNGIVVIPEAQRGQLDSTQVDSSTDEGIHSLADNASDNSKNSTACMTKDDPNEDWCAVCMDGGDAVLCCDKCPKVFHLYCHIPSLKMFPDESETWQCMLCTNVLDCSEDPPGEKRPSSMSARDLRVAQRIVLELYCQYEHSLPFREVVSSEIVEYHRIIKKPMALDVIRNKLKPDHPNHYTNLRQVMSDIRLMFKNAFTYNPVESQVYQEARNLEEFFEKLLLKWAPIYAYDDPFLTAEGEEEEEVFPPNRKYRRIISD from the exons ATGGAGCAACAAGCTAGCGAAATTCTCGTCACAGACGCAATATCTGCCCCTATGGTCCTTATCAAAGGGGAACCAGTAGAACAAAACGCGAACGGTCAAGAGCTTCAACCTGTCGTGGCCCAGCCGACTTACAATGAGGAATATGTCGAGCCAAGGATTGAATGTACTACTGAAACTCATGAGAGTGAATTCCGAACGTTGTTATCAAAGTGTATATTTTGCGCAAAGACATTCACTCCAGCTGACAATTCGAAACTATTGGAATGTCTCCACGCTGCATGTGCAGCCTGCATTACCAGCAAACCCAATGAGCACAGTTTGGCTGACGTAGAAGTCGTCC TTGAAAGCAACGTTATCGTTTGCCAAATCTGCAATGTCGCCTGTAGAATGGAAAACCTGATagaaaatagatttttcttaaaattaatgGATGAAGAAAATGGCTGCTTGGTTGAAGATCTGCCTGAAAATGTTAAGGAAGGTggtgaagaagagaaaaagtgTACGAGTTGTCGTGATAATGCAACAGCCACTAGTTGGTGTGTAGACTGCGAAGAGTTTATCTGTGAAAATTGTGTTTTG gcTCATCAAAGATTGAAGATAACAAAGGATCATACAATAAAACCAAAAGGGGAACTTACAAATGATGAAGAATGTACAAAGAAAGGAGGCAAAAAAATACCTGGATATTTATTTTGCACAGTCCACTCACACGAACAGTTGTCTCTATTTTGTCAGACTTGCGATAGGCTTACATGCAGAGATTGCCAACTTAGCGACCATCGTGATCACAAATATAAATTCATCCATGAAATAGCAGCTGAAACTCGCACGACTGTATCGACATTGCTGAAAGAAGTTAG TTACAAAAGAGTTCTGCTGAAAAGTGCTATGAAAGTAATTGAAGATCGGCAAACTCTgataattgagaaaaaaaaaaacttggtaCAAGATATTACCCACATGGTTGTACA ACTGACAAATGCAATTAACACAAGAGGCAAACAATTGGTGATGCGTCTGAACGAGGTGTGCGATCAGAAACAAAACActttgaatgaaaagaaaGTTGCCCTGGATCAGCTCTCCAAACTAACGGATCATTGCATTCAATTTGTTAATCATGCTCTTGACAAGGGGTCAGACATGGCACTACTCTACAGTAAAAG GTCCGTAATAAACCATTTACAAAGAATAAAGAGCCGGCGAGCCGATATTCCGAATCCCGAGATACCAGTGAGAATTCATTTGTCTTTGGATAAAGTTCCAGATTTAATTAAAG TAGTTTCGTCAATCGGGGCTATAGTTGTCGATGGCAGAGTGTACCCATCGATTTCGCCCACCACCGGGCCAAGCCTTTTATCCAATCAATTTAGTGAGCCGAATGCAGAGCAAAAATCTCAACAATCTAACAACTCAGGACCTTTGGAGCTATCTGCTGTTCCTGTGCATATACCTTCCCCGACCCAACACACCAATATTCTTCAAAATCCCTTCCAGCAAATGCCTCATCCTTTAACACAGCAGCAACCACTGCAAAATTACTCACAGCATTATCCCCCACACAATCTGCCCCCGCGATCATCACCGCAAACACAATTGCCACTGCCTCGGCAACCTTATGGATTAAGTCCCAATATACGGTTGCAGCAACCGCTGCTCATATCGCAACGTCCAGGTAGCTGTCATCAGCAAGTAACTTCATCGACGCATCCACATCAACAGATGCATTTGGATCAGCTGGGTCAAAATCCCAGCCTTCGAGGACTTCTTGCCCACAATCCTCCGCCCTATAGAGCTTCCAGTAACGTAAATTATCGTTTGCCCCCAAGTTACCGCTATCCTTCAAACAATCCTCACCGTCCACTCCCACCTCACACAATGTATGCACAAACAAACACAGCTTTGGGATCTGGCGTTCGAATGCAACAATGTAGCCCAACTTCTCCTTCAGCGCAACATTTTAACTACCCTGTTCATCAGCAACCTGCTGCTCGTTGGCACATAcctcaaaatttgaatcccCGTCATCAATCTTATCCTACCAGACATTCCACACCACCTGTATCAGTCGCTGCAAATgatacatataaaataactctgaaaaatcaatctgccaataatcaaaaatttaatcTCAACACAAATACGAATTCAGAGACTTTACCGCAGTCACAAAATTCCTCTGTTGGTCAAGCGGTAAGCTCCTCTGTTCCAAAAACTCCCAGCCCTGTACCTGCGCATGCAAAAACTGACGAAACCGAAAAAAGTTTGGACAAGTTTTGTCAAGAATCTGTCAATGATTTAATGCTTACTATTGCTAAACTTGACAGTAACGGAATAGTCGTAATCCCAGAGGCTCAAAGAGGGCAGTTAGATTCCACTCAAGTTGACAGTTCTACTGACGAAGGCATACATTCTCTTGCCGATAATGCTTCAG ataattccaaaaattctaCGGCTTGCATGACTAAAGATGATCCCAATGAAGATTGGTGCGCTGTCTGTATGGATGGAGGAGACGCTGTTTTGTGCTGTGACAAATGTCCCAAGGTTTTTCATCTTTATTGTCATATACCGAGCCTAAAAATGTTCCCTGA TGAAAGTGAAACGTGGCAATGTATGCTGTGCACTAATGTGCTAGATTGTTCGGAAGATCCGCCAGGAGAGAAAAGACCGTCTAGTATGAGTGCTCGTGATTTGAGGGTAGCGCAACGCATTGTATTGGAGCTTTATTGCCAATATGAGCATAGTTTACCCTTCAGAGAAGTTGTTTCATCAGAG ATTGTGGAGTACCATCGTATAATTAAGAAACCGATGGCTCTGGATGTTATTCGGAATAAACTAAAACCTGATCATCCAAATCATTATACCAACCTACGCCAAGTTATGTCAGACATCAGATTAATGTTCAAGAATGCGTTTACTTACAATCCG GTGGAATCGCAAGTTTATCAAGAAGCTCGAAATTTGGAGGAATTCTTTGAGAAATTATTGCTGAAGTGGGCACCAATATATGCTTATGACGATCCATTCCTAACAGCTGAAGgtgaagaagaggaggaagtaTTTCCTCCAAATAGAAAATACCGTCGTATAATAAGTGATTGA
- the LOC124220982 gene encoding ionotropic receptor 75a-like codes for MSSLYLFFFIAILVRVHANNYEIQKLTIDFFERKFIRQVTVFACWDTHEQVNFYHHSTVSKLKLTYIPIPSDALDMRRLLTVNYYTLGIILNLDCRYSDSVLSEFSRQQLPYNQSYHWLLVTKLDTPPITTLHDLPLTIDTEMSVAVKSGLDYILYDVYNPSYRHGGILNVTYMGKWNQYSGLDIKLTQYKYQRRANLEGLCINVSLVLLHEPTPDFTTYMTNPINRHLDTMHRYNYALIRNLQDYYNFTIHLKLTDSWGYLINGSYNGMVGDLIAGIADIGGSPIMFKNERLKVSEFTVQTYMAKGCFIFRHPKKRTVHNGFLKPFKKEVWYFTIIMAVLSWILLWLTAKVEIHFRDHPPLNTLYSHTGSETALITLAAACQQGLSDGPQLYSGRLVFLSLFLWTLLLYQYYSASIVGSLLAEPPRYIKTLQDLLDSDMPVGLEDIAYTRNHFATTTDPIALELYRRKVAPGKGRKYAAYFNVTEGLRRVQKGNFAYHTDVDSAYKFITDEFTEDEICDLVEITLFPAPHLGTVTSKHSPFKKMVTYGLRQIIEHGIGERIKHVWRYRQPLCPASYKLKPVQIPVGEFIPALFLLLFGVIGAATVFFIEYFVKQGIPCSWIIGQFMRKSQ; via the exons ATGAGCTCAttatatctattttttttcattgctatCTTGGTTCGTGTACACGCCAACaattatgaaattcaaaagctcACAATTGActttttcgaaagaaaattcataCGTCAGGTCACAGTTTTCGCTTGTTGGGATACCCATG AAcaggtaaatttttatcaccacTCCACGGTATCTAAGCTGAAACTTACGTACATTCCCATACCATCCGATGCTTTGGACATGAGAAGATTGTTAACTGTTAATTATTACACTCTTGGTATAATCCTCAACTTGGACTGCCGATACAGCGACTCTGTTCTGTCAGAA ttttcaagGCAGCAACTTCCATATAATCAAAGTTATCACTGGTTATTGGTAACCAAACTAGATACACCTCCTATCACAACGCTCCATGACCTGCCACTGACCATAGATACGGAAATGTCAGTAGCTGTAAAAAGTGGATTGGATTACATCTTGTATGATGTCTACAACCCAAGTTACAGACACGGCGGAATATTAAATGTAACATACATGGGAAAATGGAATCAGTACAGTGGTCTGGACATTAAACTTACTCAGTACAAGTATCAACGGCGTGCGAACTTGGAGGGTCTCTGTATTAATGTGTCACTTGTT CTTCTACATGAGCCAACTCCAGATTTCACAACTTACATGACAAATCCAATTAATCGACACCTCGACACAATGCATCGCTATAACTATGCACTGATCCGAAATTTACAAGATTATTACAATTTCAC AATTCACTTGAAACTAACGGATAGCTGGGGCTACTTGATAAACGGATCGTATAATGGTATGGTAGGAGATCTGATTGCCGGAATTGCTGACATTGGAGGAAGTCCGATAATGTTCAAAAATGAACGTCTCAAAGTGTCGGAGTTTACAGTACAAACATACATGGCAAA AGGCTGTTTCATATTTCGCCATCCAAAAAAGCGTACAGTTCACAATGGATTTTTAAAGCCATTTAAGAAGGAGGTCTGGTATTTCACTATTATCATGGCTGTACTAAGTTGGATTCTACTCTGGCTCACAGCAAAAGTTGAAATCCATTTTCGAGATCACCCACCGCTTAACACTCTATACTCGCATACAGGATCTGAAACAGCTTTGATTACATTGGCTGCTGCATGCCAACagg GTTTATCGGACGGTCCTCAGCTTTACTCTGGGCGTTTGGTATTCCTCTCACTATTTTTGTGGACTCTCTTACTCTACCAGTATTATTCAGCAAGTATTGTTGGTTCTCTATTGGCAGAACCGCCACGATACATTAAAACACTGCAAGATCTATTGGATAGTGATATGCCTGTAGGGCTTGAAGACATCGCCTACACTCGCAACCATTTTGCG ACTACAACAGATCCGATTGCCCTGGAACTTTATAGGCGCAAAGTTGCACCTGGAAAAGGTCGAAAATATGCCGCCTACTTCAATGTAACCGAAGGGCTCCGTAGAGTGCAAAAGGGCAATTTTGCTTATCACACGGATGTTGATTCtgcgtataaatttataacg gATGAATTTACTGAAGATGAAATTTGTGATCTAGTTGAAATTACATTATTTCCTGCTCCGCATCTTGGCACTGTTACTAGTAAACATTCCCCGTTCAAAAAAATGGTCACCTATGG ACTGCGTCAAATTATTGAACATGGAATAGGAGAGAGGATAAAACATGTATGGCGGTACAGACAGCCACTCTGTCCTGCAAGCTACAAGTTGAAACCTGTTCAAATTCCAGTTGGAGAATTTATACCGGCATTGTTTTTACTGTTATTCGGAGTTATCGGGGCAGCTACAGTATTCTTTATAGAATACTTTGTTAAACAGGGTATTCCATGTAGTTGGATTATTGGACAATTTATGCGAAAATCACAATGA
- the l(1)G0020 gene encoding RNA cytidine acetyltransferase yields MVRKKIDNRIRILIENGVKLGHRTMFVVVGDKARDQVVILHHMLSKSVIKARPSVLWCYKKELGFSSHRKKRMKSLQQKIKSGKLNVNEDDPFELFVVSTDIRYCYYSETHKILGNTFGMCVLQDFEALTPNLLARTIETVEGGGIIVLLLQSLNSLKQLYTMTMDVHQRFRTEAHQDVVCRFNERFLLSLASCNRCLVVDDQLRVLPISSQNLKIETVETTRESEEQSELDILKDSLRDTQPVSALVNCCKTVDQAKALLTFIETISEKTLRSTVSLTAARGRGKSATMGLAVTAAVAFGYSNIYVSSPSPENLNTFFDFVFKGFDALAYQEHLDYGLVQSTNPEFNKATVRVNIFRDHRQTIQYIYPTDVQKLSQAELLVIDEAAAIPLPYVKAMLGPYLVFLASTINGYEGTGRSLSLKLLQQLRSQTSGSNKHDKSFQSSKDTQTVGRQLHELTLEESIRYKSGDSVEQWLTELLCLDAMTQAPILSGCPPPDTCQLYYINRDTLFCYHKASEMFLQRLVALYVASHYKNSPNDLQMMSDAPAHHLFCLLGPVDPNKKALPEILVVIQLCLEGQVSKSTVADGLGRGRRAAGDLIPWTIAQQYQDQDFPTLAGARIVRIATHPDYQAMGYGTRALQLLKQYYEMKIPNIDEKVEEPITEISHVQDDEVSLLKETVEPRNSLPPLLLKLSERRPEPLDYIGVSFGLTEPLLKFWKRANFVPVYLRQTTNDLTGEHSCILLCKLGSDQEETSNWIEAYSKDFRRRFITLLSFSFSSFSPSLALSVLINKAIPVSQITLEKDTLDMYFTTYDVKRLEMYSNNMADYHLVMDLLPSLARLYFLHLMGDVHFSPVQSAILLGLGLQHKTVDKLVEELGLPSSQLLGLFNRVIRRSVQYLNSVVENFIENKMMNKITTNTGVNMNPMGGKSMHDELEDAAKELKVKQKAELDRLKRENLSQYAIKGSETDWESALSGKSSRASLISVKTADKRIVDDDSKDFAKSGQKKKKKRFSK; encoded by the exons ATGGTGCGAAAAAAGATAGATAACAGGATTCGCATCTTAATCGAGAATGGAGTCAAGTTGGGTCACAGAACAATGTTCGTTGTTGTCGGTGATAAAGCGCGTGATCAG GTGGTCATACTACATCATATGCTGTCAAAGTCGGTGATCAAAGCACGACCCTCTGTGCTGTGGTGCTATAAAAAAGAACTGGGTTTCAGCAGCCACCGTAAGAAGCGTATGAAGTCATTACAACAAAAGATAAAATCTGGGAAGCTGAACGTCAATGAGGATGATccttttgaattatttgtcgTTTCAACTGACATTCGCTACTGCTACTATTCCGAAACACATAAGATTTTGGGCAACACATTTGGCATGTGTGTTCTCCAG GACTTTGAAGCACTAACTCCAAATCTGTTGGCTCGTACGATTGAAACTGTGGAGGGAGGTGGAATAATTGTTTTACTTCTACAATCTCTGAACTCTTTGAAACAGTTATATACAATGACTATGGATGTTCATCAACGTTTTCGCACCGAGGCTCATcag GATGTGGTGTGCAGGTTTAACGAGAGATTTCTACTTTCTCTTGCATCTTGCAACCGTTGTCTTGTTGTAGATGATCAGCTGAGGGTGCTTCCGATATCCtcgcaaaatttgaaaattgaaacagtagAAACCACCAGAGAATCTGAAGAGCAAAGTGAACTAGACATATTGAAAGATAGCCTTCGTGACACTCAGCCTGTCTCTGCACTTGTTAATTGCTGTAAGACTGTTGACCAG gCTAAGGCTTTGCTCACATTTATTGAAACAATATCTGAAAAAACACTTCGATCTACTGTTTCTCTAACCGCTGCCAGAGGACGTGGAAAATCCGCAACAATGGGTCTTGCTGTTACTGCAGCTGTAGCATTTGGCTACTCTAACATATATGTTTCTAGTCCGAGCCCAGAGAATTTGAATACATtctttgattttgtttttaaag GATTTGATGCTTTGGCATATCAGGAACATTTAGATTATGGACTTGTACAGTCAACTAATCCAGAATTCAATAAAGCAACTGTTCGGGTAAACATTTTCAGAGACCATCGACAAACCATTCAG TATATTTATCCAACCGATGTACAGAAACTAAGTCAAGCAGAGTTACTTGTAATTGATGAAGCAGCAGCGATACCGTTGCCTTATGTCAAGGCCATGCTAGGGCCTTACTTGGTATTTCTTGCTTCCACAATAAATGG GTACGAAGGTACTGGACGATCTTTATCCTTGAAACTGTTGCAACAATTGAGAAGCCAAACGTCGGGATCGAATAAACATGACAAGAGTTTCCAGTCTAGTAAAGATACTCAGACAGTTGGAAGGCAGTTGCATGAACTTACACTTGAAGAATCTATCAGATACAAGTCTGGTGATTCTGTTGAGCAGTGGCTCACTGAACTACTTTGTCTTGATGCAATGACGCAAGCTCCTATTCTTTCTGGCTGTCCACCTCCTGATACTTGTCAATTGTATTACATCAACAG GGACACTTTATTTTGCTACCACAAAGcttcggaaatgtttttgcaAAGGTTGGTTGCATTGTACGTCGCTTCACATTATAAA AATAGCCCAAATGACCTCCAAATGATGTCGGATGCTCCGGCACACCATTTGTTCTGCTTGTTGGGACCTGTTGACCCAAACAAAAAAGCATTGCCTGAAATATTAGTGGTAATTCAG TTATGCTTAGAAGGTCAAGTCAGCAAATCTACGGTTGCAGATGGTCTTGGAAGAGGACGGAGAGCTGCTGGTGATCTTATTCCGTGGACTATTGCTCAGCAGTATCAAGATCAGGACTTTCCTACACTTGCAGGAGCGCGAATTGTCAGAATTGCAACACACCCTGATTATCAGGCG ATGGGATATGGCACCCGAGCATTGCAACTTTTGAAACAAtattatgaaatgaaaataccgAACATTGATGAAAAGGTCGAAGAACCAATTACAGAAATCTCACACGTCCAGGATGATGAAGTATCTTTACTCAAAGAAACTGTTG AACCTCGCAACTCGTTACCACCTTTGCTGCTGAAATTGAGCGAGAGACGCCCTGAGCCTCTGGATTACATCGGTGTATCATTTGGCCTCACTGAACCACTTCTTAAATTCTGGAAGAGAGCCAATTTTGTTCCCGTTTACTTACG GCAAACAACAAACGACTTGACTGGAGAGCATTCTTGTATTCTGTTGTGCAAACTGGGAAGTGATCAGGAAGAAACCAGTAATTGGATAGAGGCATATTCTAAGGATTTCCGTCGTCGATTTATAACACTTCTCTCATTCTCGTTCAGCTCATTCTCCCCATCTCTTGCACTTAGTGTTCTCATAAATAAGGCTATTCCAGTTTCTCAAATTA CCCTAGAAAAAGATACATTGGACATGTATTTCACAACATACGACGTGAAGCGCTTAGAAATGTACAGTAATAATATGGCTGATTATCATCTAGTCATGGATTTGTTACCATCTCTAGCCAGACTCTATTTTCTCCACTTGATGGGTGACGTTCATTTCTCACCAGTTCAGTCT GCAATTCTACTTGGATTAGGCTTGCAGCATAAAACCGTTGACAAATTGGTAGAAGAGCTGGGCCTTCCTTCGTCTCAGCTATTGGGTTTGTTCAACCGTGTCATTCGGAGATCGGTGCAGTACTTGAACAGTGTGGTGGAAaactttattgaaaataaaatgatgaataaaataacaacTAATACTGGAGTAAATATGAACCCTATGGGTGGAAAAAGTATGCACGATGAACTGGAGGATGCAGCTAAG gaACTGAAAGTTAAACAAAAAGCTGAACTAGACAGGTTGAAAAGAGAGAACCTGAGTCAGTATGCTATAAAAGGTTCAGAAACGGATTGGGAAAGTGCTCTTTCTGGGAAAAGTAGTCGTGCAAGTCTCATTTCTGTTAAAACTGCAGACAAAAGAATAGTTGACGATGATTCCAAGGATTTTGCAAAAAGCGggcagaagaaaaagaagaaacgctTCTCTAAGTAA
- the LOC124220984 gene encoding FMR1-interacting protein NUFIP1: MSPLNRGPMLGPRMPPVGMRPMPPPRFGGRLPPPGMPLRMPPHPMFGPMRQRMPLPGPGMPMFGPRIRGMPPMMMGPMMGPRGMGPCGPPPMRPTSRGMLPSQGLPHMRARLPLCGINMKGKGMNNSKKVSKLEELELKKPWMTDEIRSEIQKKNKLYAKAKKNKDAMEWEEFKDLRNKVTRMIRDAKTEYLARNPEQATLYSADTSAYDERDENYQSSEEEHEYYCEVCDREFPSEESLARHMGEHRVCGIDDCVFSAHPKLVEKHISMQHTTGLYHRMKNLSTPEDIQNWIAERKRRYPTKANIKHLAAEALEKQKRYEVIREKKSITEINRTHKNETKKVTRRKTRRRPRALPVPAKAMESQLYRGLQMFPGTLNLRQSTSDEEYSLIEDSDNEVDIRSTGHISGGDEVDLTMNLEANKNFSLSLVADYGTDSDEDDGPEEVPFKKIKVDTNIPVSVPALTNIDDCHINDKSTTRNNDSRHRLEHFEKTKQNNNKYKNERNNQRFHQNKNHTAQGILNTNKNRLLNKLLSRSIQHERNLICQCIKYIVDNNYFE; encoded by the exons ATGAGCCCATTAAATAGGGGGCCAATGCTCGGCCCTCGAATGCCTCCGGTCGGGATGCGTCCCATGCCTCCTCCACGGTTCGGTGGCCGTCTACCGCCTCCTGGTATGCCGCTCAGAATGCCGCCGCATCCGATGTTCGGCCCCATGAGGCAACGTATGCCATTACCTGGTCCCGGCATGCCAATGTTTGGCCCCAGGATACGCGGCATGCCACCGATGATGATGGGGCCAATGATGGGTCCCAGGGGAATGGGACCCTGTGGTCCACCTCCCATGAGACCCACTTCTCGAGGCATGCTGCCATCCCAAGGTTTGCCGCACATGCGTGCCCGTCTACCGCTGTGCGGAATTAACATGAAGGGTAAAGgaatgaataattcgaaaaaagtCAGCAAACTTGAG GAATTAGAATTAAAGAAGCCATGGATGACTGATGAGATTCGTAGcgagatacaaaaaaaaaataagctaTACGCCAAAgctaaaaaaaacaaagacgCAATGGAATGGGAAGAGTTTAAAGATTTGCGGAATAAAGTGACCAGGATGATTCGCGACGCTAAAACGGAATATTTGGCCAGGAATCCGGAACAG gCAACCCTCTACTCAGCTGACACATCTGCTTATGATgaaagagatgaaaattatCAGAGCTCGGAAGAAGAACACGAGTATTACTGTGAGGTATGTGACAGGGAGTTCCCATCAGAGGAATCCCTTGCTCGGCACATGGGGGAACATCGAGTTTGTGGAATAGACGATTGTGTCTTTTCAGCGCATCCAAAGCTCGTTGAAAAACACATCAGCATGCAACACACTACAGGCCTTTATCATAGAATGAAGAATCTATCTACGCCAGAAGATATCCAAAACTGGATAGCAGAACGCAAACG GCGATACCCAACAAAAGCAAACATAAAACATCTAGCAGCTGAAGCGTTGGAGAAACAAAAGCGGTATGAAGTAATTAGAGAGAAGAAATCAATAACAGAAATCAATAGAACTcataagaatgaaacaaaGAAAGTTACAAGACGCAAAACTCGTAGACGACCACGTGCCTTACCTGTACCTGCAAAGGCTATGGAATCGCAGCTTTATAGAGGCTTGCAAATGTTTCCAGGCACTT TAAACTTACGGCAATCGACGAGTGATGAAGAGTATTCTCTGATTGAGGATTCAGACAATGAAGTGGACATAAGAAGTACAGGGCACATTTCTGGTGGTGATGAAGTGGATCTAACCATGAACCTCGaggcaaataaaaatttttcgttgagTCTGGTAGCAGATTATGGCACAGATTCTGACGAAG ATGATGGACCTGAGGAAGTtccttttaaaaaaataaaagttgataCTAACATTCCTGTAAGCGTTCCGGCCTTAACAAACATAGATGACTGTCACATTAATGATAAATCTACAACGAGAAATAATGACAGCAGACATAGGTTAGAACATTTTGAAAAGACAAAgcaaaacaataacaaatataaaaatgaacgtaACAATCAAAGGTTTcatcaaaacaaaaatcacaCTGCACAAGGGATATTGAACACAAACAAAAATCGATTACTCAACAAGCTTTTGTCCCGATCAATACAGCATGAAAGAAACTTGATTTGCCAATGTATAAAGTACattgttgataataattattttgaatag